A window of the Rhodoferax sp. GW822-FHT02A01 genome harbors these coding sequences:
- a CDS encoding DUF1501 domain-containing protein, whose product MSPIDTYALPRRNFLATLAAAGSAWAAPACWAQNSAADASGRLVVVFLRGAYDGLSALVPHGDSNYYALRPSIAIAAPDGNGLAAIRLDSTFGLHPALAPLMPLWQQGVLGVIPAAGSPDPTRSHFDAQHHWETGLPGHGGAANGWMNTLASLRTNAPAADGKAHAIALGVGEANPQILSGGAPVQLVPRGQAATRQGALGDSRTRDAVMQLYAGQDRLSQAFRAGADSRMQTAQTLNADMADPAMASKEMLAANNGAGSAQGLLLDAQHLGTLMRQDRRLRLGFLSAGGWDTHANQGSATGTLANNLGNLAATLTQLRRDFSQSGDVVVVCSEFGRTSAENGTRGTDHGHGNALWIMGNQVQGGRWHGNWTGLAPGNLHEGRDLPVHHDFRAVFAQILRRTQGLGNAELDRLFPGFSWDSSLDRLLQG is encoded by the coding sequence ATGTCTCCCATCGATACATACGCGCTACCGCGCAGAAATTTCCTGGCTACGCTGGCTGCAGCCGGCAGTGCCTGGGCCGCCCCAGCATGCTGGGCGCAGAACAGTGCGGCAGATGCCAGTGGGCGGCTTGTCGTGGTGTTCCTGCGCGGTGCCTATGACGGTCTCTCCGCATTGGTACCGCATGGCGACAGCAACTACTACGCGCTGCGGCCTTCGATAGCCATTGCCGCACCCGACGGCAACGGGCTAGCCGCGATCCGGCTGGACAGCACCTTTGGGCTGCATCCCGCACTTGCGCCCTTGATGCCACTTTGGCAGCAAGGCGTGCTAGGCGTGATACCCGCCGCCGGCTCACCCGATCCCACACGTTCCCACTTCGATGCCCAACACCACTGGGAAACCGGCTTGCCCGGTCATGGCGGTGCTGCCAACGGCTGGATGAACACCTTGGCCTCCCTGCGTACCAACGCCCCTGCAGCGGATGGAAAAGCACACGCCATCGCATTGGGTGTGGGAGAAGCCAATCCACAAATCCTCTCGGGCGGCGCGCCGGTGCAACTGGTTCCGCGCGGTCAGGCGGCTACGCGCCAGGGTGCGCTGGGCGACAGCCGCACACGCGATGCCGTGATGCAACTCTACGCAGGGCAGGACAGACTGTCCCAGGCCTTTCGCGCCGGCGCGGACAGCCGCATGCAGACAGCGCAGACACTGAACGCCGACATGGCAGACCCAGCCATGGCAAGCAAGGAAATGCTGGCCGCCAACAACGGTGCCGGATCGGCCCAAGGCCTCTTGCTGGATGCCCAGCATCTGGGCACGCTGATGCGACAGGACCGGCGTCTGCGGCTGGGTTTTCTGTCGGCGGGCGGCTGGGACACCCATGCCAACCAGGGCTCCGCTACCGGGACGCTGGCCAACAACCTGGGCAATCTGGCCGCCACCCTGACGCAACTGCGGCGCGATTTTTCGCAGTCCGGCGACGTAGTGGTGGTGTGCAGTGAATTTGGCCGCACAAGTGCCGAAAACGGCACTCGCGGTACCGACCACGGCCATGGCAATGCGCTGTGGATCATGGGCAACCAAGTGCAAGGCGGGCGTTGGCACGGTAACTGGACCGGTCTTGCGCCGGGCAATCTGCATGAAGGTCGGGACCTGCCGGTGCACCATGATTTCAGGGCCGTCTTTGCACAGATTCTTCGCCGCACCCAAGGCCTGGGCAATGCAGAGCTGGACCGGCTCTTTCCCGGATTCTCCTGGGACAGCAGCCTCGACAGGCTGCTTCAGGGCTAG
- a CDS encoding NAD(P)-dependent oxidoreductase, whose protein sequence is MTQETVGFIGLGLMGHGMAKNLVDKGFALSIYARKPSEATADLQRRGAVLRASATEVARNASVVFLCVTGSKDVEAIVRGPQGLKAGLAPGSVVVDCSTSDPVSTNALQAELQAVGVHLVDAPLSRTPKEAWAGTLDTMVGADPEVFARVEPLLQTFAGRIVHLGGPGTGHRMKLINNFVSLGYAALYAEALTLAQAVGITPAMFDSVIRGGRMDNLFYQTFMEYTLRGNKEAHKFTLTNAYKDLRYLESMADDAGVANSMGNAVKNAFGLAVQMGGSQTMVPMLPELIAAMSGVDLQPDDADL, encoded by the coding sequence ATGACGCAAGAAACTGTCGGCTTCATCGGCCTGGGCCTGATGGGCCATGGCATGGCCAAGAACCTAGTGGACAAGGGCTTTGCGCTGTCCATCTATGCCCGCAAGCCCAGCGAGGCCACGGCAGACTTGCAGCGCCGCGGTGCCGTCCTGCGCGCATCAGCCACGGAGGTCGCGCGCAACGCGTCGGTGGTGTTCCTGTGCGTCACCGGATCCAAGGATGTGGAGGCCATTGTGCGCGGGCCACAAGGGCTCAAGGCCGGGCTGGCACCAGGCAGCGTGGTGGTGGATTGCTCCACGTCGGACCCGGTCTCCACCAATGCCCTGCAGGCGGAGTTGCAGGCGGTAGGCGTGCATCTGGTCGATGCGCCTTTGAGCCGCACACCCAAGGAAGCCTGGGCAGGAACACTGGACACCATGGTCGGTGCGGACCCGGAAGTCTTTGCACGGGTGGAGCCGCTGTTGCAAACCTTTGCCGGGCGCATCGTGCACCTGGGCGGTCCCGGCACCGGCCACCGCATGAAGCTGATCAACAACTTTGTGTCTCTGGGCTACGCCGCGCTGTATGCGGAAGCCCTGACCCTGGCGCAGGCGGTGGGCATCACGCCCGCCATGTTCGACTCGGTCATCCGTGGCGGCCGCATGGACAACCTGTTCTACCAGACCTTCATGGAGTACACGCTGCGCGGCAACAAGGAGGCGCACAAGTTCACACTCACCAATGCCTACAAGGACCTGCGCTACCTGGAGTCCATGGCCGACGATGCCGGTGTGGCCAACAGCATGGGCAACGCAGTCAAGAACGCCTTTGGCCTGGCGGTGCAGATGGGCGGCTCGCAAACCATGGTGCCCATGCTGCCGGAGCTGATCGCCGCCATGAGTGGCGTGGACCTGCAGCCTGACGACGCGGACCTATAG
- a CDS encoding ABC transporter ATP-binding protein/permease translates to MSNSTDNKNLTTTQPNTLAAKWAATRQQAQRVWALSKPYFSSDQKWKARGLLAAIVALNLGLVYMNVLFNDWNKLFYDSLQDKNAAVFWEQLGRFTYLAFAFIVIAVYKFYLSQLLDMRWRAWMTTHYLQRWLSNQAFYRFELSRYGAGNAEGVASKNPDNPDQRIQEDIGQFTGQTLSLTMGLLNSVVTLGSFVGILWTLSGGFAFKFQGSEYVIPGFMVWMAVVYSVAGSVITHYIGRPQIALNFQQQQVEADFRHRMVRVREYSESIALDRGETVEHAQLELRFGRVLSNYLNLIRAQKRLIWFTSFFGQAAVVFPFLVAAPRFFSGAIQLGELMQISSAFGQVQGAMSWFVDSYSGLAAWRATTDRLTTFEESFNKVMPVTAAAPAVSDVAVHTSDLGVALPTGAILLAHTPLQVGAGDTVLLTGPSGSGKSTLFRSLAGIWPFATGRVERSEDTMFLPQRPYIPDGPLRDALAYPQAAASFADAALQQALQDAMLPHLATQLDRSDAWSQKLSGGEQQRLAFARVLLKKPKWVFADEATSALDTAAETSLYQRLTALVAARHGGLVSIAHRPGVAAFHHRHWALEPQAEGAEALFKLSEKAA, encoded by the coding sequence ATGTCCAATTCAACCGATAACAAGAACCTCACTACCACCCAACCGAACACATTGGCCGCCAAATGGGCTGCCACCCGCCAGCAAGCCCAACGGGTGTGGGCGCTCTCCAAGCCCTACTTTTCTTCGGACCAGAAGTGGAAAGCGCGTGGTTTGCTGGCCGCCATCGTGGCGCTCAATCTGGGCCTGGTGTACATGAACGTGCTGTTCAACGACTGGAACAAGCTCTTCTATGACTCGCTGCAGGACAAGAACGCAGCAGTGTTCTGGGAGCAACTCGGGCGCTTCACCTACCTGGCCTTCGCCTTCATCGTGATTGCCGTCTACAAGTTCTACCTGTCCCAGTTGCTGGACATGCGCTGGCGCGCCTGGATGACCACGCACTACCTGCAGCGCTGGCTGAGCAACCAGGCGTTCTACCGTTTTGAGTTGTCGCGCTACGGTGCGGGCAACGCGGAAGGCGTTGCCTCCAAGAATCCCGACAACCCGGACCAGCGTATCCAGGAGGACATAGGCCAGTTCACCGGCCAGACCCTGTCGCTCACCATGGGCCTATTGAATTCAGTGGTCACACTGGGCAGCTTTGTCGGCATTCTGTGGACGCTGTCTGGCGGCTTTGCCTTCAAATTCCAGGGCAGCGAATATGTGATTCCCGGCTTCATGGTCTGGATGGCCGTGGTCTACAGCGTGGCGGGCAGCGTGATCACGCATTACATCGGCAGGCCGCAGATTGCATTGAACTTCCAGCAGCAACAGGTGGAAGCCGACTTCCGCCACCGCATGGTGCGGGTGCGTGAATACAGCGAATCCATCGCACTGGACCGTGGAGAAACCGTGGAGCATGCGCAACTGGAATTGCGCTTTGGCCGCGTGCTGTCCAACTACCTCAACCTGATCCGTGCGCAAAAGCGATTGATCTGGTTCACCAGCTTCTTCGGCCAGGCTGCCGTGGTGTTTCCGTTCCTGGTGGCGGCGCCCCGCTTCTTCAGCGGTGCCATCCAGCTGGGTGAGCTGATGCAGATTTCCAGTGCGTTCGGCCAAGTACAGGGCGCCATGAGCTGGTTTGTGGACAGCTACAGCGGGCTGGCCGCGTGGCGTGCCACCACCGATCGTCTGACCACCTTTGAAGAATCCTTCAATAAGGTCATGCCGGTCACCGCGGCAGCACCGGCGGTCTCGGACGTGGCCGTACACACCAGTGACCTGGGAGTGGCACTGCCGACGGGCGCAATTTTGCTGGCCCACACCCCTTTGCAGGTGGGTGCGGGTGACACGGTTCTGCTGACCGGCCCCTCGGGCAGCGGCAAGTCCACCCTGTTTCGCTCACTGGCGGGTATCTGGCCTTTTGCCACGGGGCGCGTGGAGCGTAGCGAAGACACCATGTTCCTGCCCCAGCGACCGTATATCCCCGACGGCCCCTTGCGCGACGCCTTGGCCTATCCGCAGGCGGCGGCCAGTTTTGCGGACGCGGCGCTGCAACAGGCATTGCAGGACGCCATGCTGCCCCATTTGGCAACGCAACTGGACCGTTCCGATGCCTGGAGCCAGAAGCTCTCGGGCGGAGAGCAGCAGCGCCTGGCCTTTGCCCGCGTCCTGCTGAAGAAACCCAAATGGGTGTTTGCCGATGAGGCCACCAGCGCCTTGGACACGGCGGCAGAAACCTCGCTGTACCAGCGGCTGACCGCCTTGGTGGCAGCACGCCATGGCGGCCTGGTGTCCATCGCCCACAGGCCGGGCGTGGCGGCATTCCACCACAGGCACTGGGCGCTGGAACCTCAGGCCGAGGGTGCCGAGGCCTTGTTCAAGCTGTCCGAAAAAGCCGCATAG
- a CDS encoding DMT family transporter: MSVSPSAMPARLPRAPAVSTKTLAGIGLLIAAVACFAVLDTTTKRVTLEVPLLMAIWARNFFQALLTTALVIPKKGMSVFRTDNLGMQVARGLLITMVTLLAFASLRVMPVGEFTAIVMTTPLLVTLLAARLLGEHVSIFRVVLVTGGFIGTAIIVRPGGDAVSWNSWAMLLPLGLVIANAAFQLLTSKLTRTESTLTTQFYTSWVSLLVTSVPLYWAWTTLSDVHLWLGLALMGVAGSVGHLLMIMAFERSPAATLMPYMYMQIGFAMLGGWIMFDHIPDHMSLIGIGLIALCGTAGGLLTLHEARLRRL, encoded by the coding sequence ATGTCCGTGTCCCCTTCCGCCATGCCTGCACGCCTTCCCCGCGCTCCTGCTGTCAGCACCAAGACCCTTGCCGGTATTGGATTGCTGATCGCAGCCGTGGCCTGCTTTGCGGTGCTGGACACCACCACCAAGCGGGTGACGCTGGAGGTGCCGCTGCTGATGGCCATCTGGGCTCGCAATTTTTTCCAGGCGCTGCTCACCACCGCCTTGGTGATTCCCAAGAAAGGCATGTCTGTATTCAGGACCGACAACCTGGGAATGCAGGTTGCCCGTGGCTTGCTGATAACCATGGTCACCTTGCTGGCATTTGCCAGTCTGCGCGTGATGCCAGTGGGCGAATTCACCGCCATCGTGATGACCACCCCGCTGCTGGTGACCCTGCTGGCAGCGCGCCTGCTGGGCGAGCATGTGTCCATCTTCCGGGTTGTCCTGGTCACCGGCGGCTTCATTGGCACGGCCATCATTGTGCGACCCGGTGGCGATGCGGTGAGCTGGAACAGCTGGGCTATGTTGCTGCCACTGGGACTGGTGATTGCCAACGCGGCGTTCCAGTTGCTGACCAGCAAGCTGACGCGCACCGAATCAACCCTCACCACCCAGTTCTACACCAGCTGGGTCAGCCTGCTGGTAACCAGCGTGCCGCTGTACTGGGCCTGGACCACCCTCAGTGACGTTCACCTGTGGCTGGGATTGGCTCTGATGGGCGTGGCCGGATCGGTAGGACACCTGCTGATGATCATGGCCTTCGAGCGCTCGCCCGCCGCAACGCTGATGCCTTATATGTACATGCAGATCGGGTTTGCCATGCTGGGCGGCTGGATCATGTTCGACCACATTCCCGACCACATGTCGCTCATCGGTATCGGGCTGATCGCGCTGTGCGGCACGGCAGGCGGTCTGCTGACGCTGCACGAGGCACGGTTGCGGCGGCTATAG
- a CDS encoding anti-sigma factor, whose protein sequence is MSANPAPTTRAGAYWRAGAIALMLLLAVGIAAGISMFEQFVAQIHDLQQKVQKTAQLQYVAVLLDDKGEPAMLVTQMAGENVLQLQRLNAVLEGREDSMQLWALPTSGTPASLGVVQSTIKTPRLEIGEQALTNASRLAISVESRGGVPQSQGPRLPYLFSGALVRKAL, encoded by the coding sequence ATGTCCGCTAATCCGGCACCAACGACACGTGCCGGCGCGTATTGGCGTGCCGGCGCCATTGCCCTGATGCTGCTGCTGGCGGTAGGCATCGCCGCTGGCATCAGCATGTTCGAGCAGTTCGTTGCACAGATTCATGATCTGCAGCAAAAAGTGCAGAAGACGGCGCAGCTTCAGTACGTCGCCGTGCTGCTGGACGACAAGGGCGAGCCAGCCATGCTGGTCACCCAGATGGCTGGTGAGAACGTATTGCAGCTGCAGCGGCTCAACGCTGTGCTGGAAGGGCGTGAAGACAGCATGCAGCTATGGGCCTTGCCCACCAGCGGTACCCCCGCGTCATTGGGCGTGGTGCAAAGCACCATCAAGACCCCTCGTCTGGAAATCGGTGAGCAAGCGCTCACAAATGCGAGCCGCTTGGCTATCAGTGTCGAAAGCCGGGGCGGTGTGCCGCAAAGCCAGGGCCCCAGGCTGCCTTATCTTTTTTCCGGCGCGCTGGTGCGCAAGGCACTGTAA
- a CDS encoding DUF1800 domain-containing protein, with translation MPQQNPIALPRRHAMHRMACWLAWAAGTTSKAWAQTDNPLDTQAAIPQQVNAQLAEQWRALSRLGYGASAALVADIQSAPNARAWALRQLDTAHNASQSAPALTAELQDINAPLPEIFEGAQRERQARASIKAGTDLVGKGAASEGMHQRLDFSTSPETQNFNRTMVEKTAVWRLQACSQSELENPLLARMTEFWFNHLNVYIGKGPVRPFVGHYLIHVARAHALGTFENLLLASARHPAMLHYLDQAQSVAEGTRGAQGNTRGLNENYARELMELHTLGVDGGYSQTDVRELAKVLTGWTVGPTSSDGFRFVMRWHEGGSKRVMGHVYPDGFFGRGEAEGVQAIRMLARHPSTAHRLSLRLAQFFVADTPSPELVQRLSQSFIDNKGDIKRWMQTLIESEEFWDASNRLFKTPMDFACSALTATQGAQDRKNLLLTLGFLNNAGQPLHGWQTPDGYKTDAATWLAPEALTRRADYALQLARHSEDVDFLQPYFSLATLQTVAAQRAGLRNGLLLASPDFMYK, from the coding sequence ATGCCCCAGCAAAACCCCATTGCCTTGCCGCGACGCCACGCAATGCACCGCATGGCCTGCTGGCTTGCCTGGGCCGCTGGGACCACTTCCAAGGCCTGGGCGCAGACCGACAACCCTCTGGACACACAGGCCGCAATCCCCCAGCAAGTCAATGCGCAGCTTGCCGAACAATGGCGTGCGCTGTCCCGCCTGGGATACGGCGCCAGCGCCGCCCTGGTAGCCGACATTCAGTCAGCCCCAAACGCGCGGGCCTGGGCACTGCGACAACTGGATACCGCTCACAATGCCAGCCAATCGGCACCGGCGCTGACTGCTGAACTGCAGGACATCAATGCACCGCTGCCAGAGATATTCGAAGGCGCACAGCGTGAGCGTCAGGCCCGGGCCAGCATCAAGGCGGGCACTGACCTCGTTGGCAAGGGTGCTGCCAGCGAAGGCATGCACCAGCGGCTGGATTTTTCCACTTCACCAGAAACGCAGAACTTCAACCGCACCATGGTTGAAAAGACGGCCGTCTGGCGCCTGCAAGCCTGCAGCCAGTCCGAGCTGGAAAACCCGTTGCTGGCGCGCATGACCGAATTCTGGTTCAACCACTTGAACGTCTATATCGGCAAAGGCCCGGTGCGCCCCTTCGTCGGCCACTACCTCATCCACGTTGCACGTGCGCATGCGCTGGGCACTTTTGAAAACCTGCTGCTGGCCAGTGCCCGCCACCCTGCCATGCTGCATTACCTCGACCAGGCCCAAAGCGTGGCCGAAGGCACACGTGGTGCGCAAGGCAACACCCGCGGGCTGAATGAAAACTACGCGCGTGAACTGATGGAGCTGCACACGCTGGGCGTGGACGGCGGCTACAGCCAGACCGATGTGCGGGAATTGGCCAAGGTGCTGACGGGCTGGACTGTGGGGCCCACGTCGTCGGACGGGTTTCGCTTTGTCATGCGATGGCATGAAGGCGGCAGCAAGAGGGTCATGGGCCACGTCTATCCCGACGGCTTTTTCGGCCGCGGAGAGGCCGAAGGCGTTCAGGCCATCCGCATGCTGGCAAGGCACCCCAGCACTGCGCACCGCCTCAGTCTGCGGCTGGCGCAATTCTTTGTCGCTGACACGCCCAGCCCCGAGCTGGTCCAACGGTTGAGCCAAAGTTTCATCGACAACAAGGGCGATATCAAACGCTGGATGCAGACGCTGATCGAGTCCGAGGAATTCTGGGATGCTTCCAACCGCTTGTTCAAGACGCCGATGGACTTCGCCTGCTCTGCACTGACTGCCACACAGGGCGCGCAGGACCGCAAGAATCTGCTGCTCACCCTTGGCTTCTTGAACAACGCCGGCCAACCATTGCACGGCTGGCAGACCCCCGACGGATACAAGACGGATGCTGCCACCTGGCTGGCTCCCGAGGCGCTCACGCGCCGCGCCGACTATGCCCTGCAATTGGCCAGACACAGCGAGGACGTCGACTTTCTGCAGCCCTATTTCAGCCTGGCTACGCTACAGACCGTGGCTGCGCAGCGTGCGGGCCTGCGCAACGGACTGCTGCTGGCCAGCCCGGACTTCATGTACAAGTGA
- a CDS encoding 5'-nucleotidase, with product MGINLDGRLVVAISSRALFDFEEENLVFEQSDDRAYMQLQRERLDIPAKPGVAFSLVKKLLAFNETPSQRVEVVILSRNDPVSGLRVMRSAQHYELPIIRCSFTRGEAPWRYLKPLHANLFLSTHLSDVRAALAAGVPAAQVYPHSAHASDAHPGEVRIAFDGDAVLFSDEAEQVYQSEGLNAFQKHEMDKVTQPLPDGPFKPLLVALHRMQQAEIPHMRIRTALVTARSAPAHERAIRTLMDWNIEVDEAMFLGGLDKGEFLREFEPDFFFDDQTGHIESAARHVPSGHVASGVRNAD from the coding sequence ATGGGCATCAATCTCGACGGGCGACTGGTGGTGGCAATTTCCAGCCGCGCCCTGTTTGACTTTGAAGAAGAAAACCTGGTGTTCGAGCAGAGTGACGATCGCGCCTACATGCAGCTGCAGCGCGAGCGACTGGACATACCTGCCAAACCCGGGGTGGCATTCTCTCTGGTGAAGAAGCTGCTGGCGTTCAACGAAACACCCTCGCAACGCGTGGAGGTGGTGATCCTTTCGCGCAATGACCCTGTCAGCGGTCTGCGCGTGATGCGCTCCGCACAACACTATGAACTGCCCATCATCCGCTGCTCGTTCACGCGCGGCGAAGCGCCCTGGCGTTATCTCAAGCCGCTGCACGCCAACCTTTTTCTGAGCACGCACCTGAGCGACGTGCGCGCGGCGCTGGCTGCCGGCGTGCCAGCAGCCCAGGTCTACCCCCACTCGGCCCACGCCAGTGACGCCCATCCCGGCGAAGTGCGCATTGCGTTTGACGGAGACGCCGTGCTGTTCAGCGACGAAGCCGAACAGGTGTACCAGAGCGAGGGGCTCAATGCCTTCCAGAAGCACGAGATGGACAAGGTCACCCAACCCCTGCCCGACGGTCCGTTCAAGCCGCTGCTGGTGGCGCTGCACCGCATGCAGCAGGCCGAGATTCCACATATGCGCATACGTACCGCACTGGTGACCGCACGCAGTGCCCCCGCCCATGAGCGCGCCATCCGCACACTCATGGACTGGAACATCGAGGTGGACGAAGCCATGTTCCTCGGCGGGCTGGACAAGGGTGAGTTTCTGCGCGAATTCGAGCCCGACTTCTTCTTTGACGACCAGACTGGCCACATCGAGTCCGCCGCCCGCCACGTGCCCAGCGGCCACGTGGCCAGTGGTGTGCGCAACGCGGACTAG
- the queC gene encoding 7-cyano-7-deazaguanine synthase QueC, which translates to MHTTALVLFSGGQDSTTCLAHALSRYERVETVAFDYGQRHHVELDARLNVLRELRLQFPQWAGRLGEDHLLDLSVLGKVSETSLTRDMAFKMEANGLPNTFVPGRNLLFLTLSAALAYRRGLQVIVTGVCETDYSGYPDCRDDTMKAMQLALSLGMDQRFLIETPLMWIDKAQTWELARSLGEQSGVAQGGEALVDLIVEHTHTCYLGDRTHRQAWGYGCGECPACVLRAKGYAAFSDSLNKASAPSA; encoded by the coding sequence ATGCATACAACAGCCCTTGTACTTTTTTCCGGCGGTCAGGATTCCACCACCTGCCTGGCCCACGCCCTGTCCCGTTATGAACGCGTCGAGACCGTGGCATTTGACTATGGTCAGCGCCACCATGTGGAGCTGGACGCCCGCTTGAACGTGCTGCGCGAGTTGCGTTTGCAGTTCCCGCAGTGGGCCGGCCGGCTGGGCGAAGACCATCTGCTTGATCTGTCGGTACTGGGCAAGGTGAGTGAGACCTCTCTGACGCGCGACATGGCCTTCAAGATGGAGGCCAATGGTTTGCCCAACACCTTTGTGCCTGGGCGCAATCTGCTGTTCTTGACGCTTTCGGCGGCACTGGCTTACCGGCGCGGGTTGCAGGTCATTGTCACCGGCGTTTGTGAGACGGATTACTCCGGCTACCCCGATTGCCGCGATGACACCATGAAAGCCATGCAATTGGCGCTCTCCCTGGGAATGGATCAGCGCTTTTTGATCGAAACCCCTTTGATGTGGATAGACAAGGCCCAGACCTGGGAGCTGGCACGCAGTCTGGGCGAACAGTCGGGCGTGGCGCAGGGTGGTGAGGCGCTGGTGGACCTGATCGTGGAGCACACCCACACCTGCTATCTGGGCGACCGCACGCATCGCCAGGCCTGGGGTTATGGCTGTGGCGAATGCCCGGCCTGCGTGCTGCGCGCCAAGGGCTATGCGGCTTTTTCGGACAGCTTGAACAAGGCCTCGGCACCCTCGGCCTGA
- a CDS encoding acetyl-CoA hydrolase/transferase family protein, which yields MTSSSFDPSIIASKTMSAEAAAELIPAGAHVGMSGFTGAGYPKLVPGALAARIKKLHAAGEEFRIGLWTGASTASELDGVLAAADGISMRLPYQSDPTVRKQINAGQMQYTDIHLSHVAQLAWFGFLGKLDVAVVEVAGVRPDGKLIPSTSIGNNKTWLQLADKIILEVNSLQNPGLEGMHDIYYGTRLPPERQPIPLVSAGDRIGAPYLECDWSKVVAVINTHQPDRNSAFAAPDENSQRIANHILDFLNNEVKQGRLPKELLPLQSGVGNIANAVLSGLNKGPFENMTSYTEVLQDGMLEMLKSGKLSMASATALSLSPTALKEFNDNIAFYRERIVLRPQEVSNHPELIRRLGVIAMNAMIEADIYGNVNSTHIMGTSVMNGIGGSGDFARNAYLSFFMTPSTAKDGAISCIVPMVSHTDHTEHDVEIIVTEQGLADLRGLSPTQRARRVIEKCAHPDFKPALQDYFERSLASKGGKHTPHLLTEALSWHQRFVDTGTMHVR from the coding sequence ATGACCAGTTCCTCCTTTGATCCTTCCATCATCGCGTCCAAAACCATGTCGGCAGAAGCGGCTGCGGAGCTCATTCCTGCTGGTGCGCACGTTGGGATGAGTGGATTTACCGGTGCCGGCTACCCCAAGCTGGTACCGGGCGCGCTGGCAGCGCGCATCAAGAAACTGCACGCAGCCGGTGAAGAATTTCGCATCGGCCTGTGGACCGGCGCCTCCACTGCGTCCGAATTGGACGGCGTGTTGGCCGCGGCAGACGGCATCAGCATGCGCCTGCCCTACCAGTCCGACCCCACCGTGCGCAAGCAGATCAACGCCGGACAAATGCAGTACACCGACATCCATCTCTCGCATGTGGCGCAGCTGGCATGGTTCGGTTTTCTGGGCAAGCTGGATGTGGCGGTGGTCGAAGTTGCCGGTGTGCGCCCGGATGGCAAGCTGATCCCGTCGACTTCCATCGGCAACAACAAGACCTGGCTGCAATTGGCCGACAAGATCATCCTGGAAGTCAACAGCCTGCAGAACCCGGGGCTCGAAGGCATGCACGACATCTACTACGGCACGCGCCTGCCGCCCGAGCGCCAGCCGATTCCGCTGGTGAGCGCTGGTGACCGTATCGGCGCACCGTACCTGGAGTGCGACTGGAGCAAGGTGGTCGCGGTGATCAACACCCACCAGCCGGACCGCAACAGCGCCTTTGCGGCGCCCGATGAAAACTCGCAGCGCATTGCCAACCACATTCTTGACTTCCTGAACAACGAGGTGAAGCAGGGCCGCCTGCCCAAGGAACTGCTGCCGCTGCAATCCGGCGTGGGCAACATTGCCAATGCGGTGCTCTCCGGTTTGAACAAGGGGCCGTTTGAGAACATGACGTCCTATACCGAAGTGCTGCAGGACGGCATGCTGGAAATGCTCAAGTCCGGCAAGCTGTCCATGGCCTCGGCCACTGCGCTGTCGCTCAGCCCCACTGCGCTCAAGGAATTCAATGACAACATCGCCTTCTACCGTGAGCGCATCGTGCTGCGGCCGCAGGAGGTGAGCAACCACCCGGAATTGATACGTCGCCTGGGCGTGATCGCCATGAATGCCATGATCGAGGCAGACATCTACGGCAACGTCAACTCCACCCACATCATGGGCACCAGCGTCATGAACGGCATTGGCGGCTCGGGCGACTTTGCCCGCAATGCCTATCTGTCGTTCTTCATGACGCCTTCCACCGCCAAGGACGGGGCGATTTCCTGTATCGTGCCCATGGTGTCCCATACCGACCATACCGAACATGACGTGGAGATCATCGTGACCGAACAAGGCCTTGCCGACTTGCGCGGCCTGTCCCCCACGCAGCGTGCCCGCCGCGTCATCGAGAAGTGCGCCCATCCGGACTTCAAGCCGGCGCTGCAGGACTACTTTGAACGCTCGCTGGCCAGCAAGGGGGGCAAGCACACCCCCCATCTGCTGACTGAAGCCCTGTCCTGGCACCAACGCTTCGTGGATACCGGGACCATGCATGTCCGCTAA